In one Echinicola marina genomic region, the following are encoded:
- a CDS encoding glycoside hydrolase family 76 protein, whose protein sequence is MKTYKIALSVLALSGILSACVDSDLGPLRKDFEQNEEISYDYAATADSMQNSTYSLYIAQDGTFNFNPGGSYGNYWPNAHALHVYVDAYTRTGNGAYLDKMKKLLLGIKARNGGTYSNVFNDDMLWLGNACVRAYNATDDAEYLEVAEFLWDDVLESYSEVFGGGITWKKDTPNLKNAVSNGPTIVLATRLYNVTQDEEYLTWAKDLYEWQKANLVDPQTGLVWDHIEILEGTPTVKKDWIFTYNAGTWIGSGLRLFQITGETGYLTDALQTAKSAMNRSELTTDGILKSEGQGDGGLFKGIFVRYFTELIQEPAVSDGDKGNMVNFLKFNIETFYTKGLRRPDMLCGPYWRELPGEQVDLSTQLSGMMLMEAAALLQEEGVLE, encoded by the coding sequence ATGAAAACATATAAAATTGCCTTATCGGTACTGGCGCTTAGCGGAATATTGTCCGCTTGTGTCGATAGTGATCTGGGGCCTTTGCGAAAGGATTTTGAGCAGAATGAAGAGATCAGTTATGATTATGCTGCAACAGCCGATTCTATGCAAAACAGCACCTATTCACTATATATTGCCCAAGATGGCACCTTTAATTTTAATCCAGGAGGGTCCTACGGGAATTATTGGCCCAATGCCCATGCCCTGCATGTATATGTGGATGCCTATACCCGTACTGGAAATGGCGCCTATTTGGATAAGATGAAGAAATTGCTGCTAGGTATCAAAGCCAGGAATGGCGGTACTTATTCCAATGTATTCAATGATGATATGCTTTGGCTAGGAAATGCCTGTGTCCGTGCATACAATGCCACCGATGATGCGGAATATTTGGAAGTAGCCGAGTTTCTTTGGGATGATGTCTTGGAAAGCTACAGTGAAGTATTTGGAGGAGGAATTACTTGGAAAAAAGACACGCCAAACCTTAAGAATGCCGTTTCCAATGGCCCTACCATTGTTCTGGCTACTAGGCTGTATAATGTGACTCAAGACGAGGAATACCTGACTTGGGCAAAGGATCTTTATGAATGGCAAAAAGCCAATTTGGTGGATCCACAGACTGGTTTGGTTTGGGATCATATCGAAATACTGGAGGGAACACCCACGGTCAAAAAGGATTGGATCTTTACGTATAATGCCGGGACTTGGATCGGTTCGGGACTTCGTTTGTTCCAAATTACTGGAGAAACAGGTTACCTAACTGATGCCCTACAAACCGCTAAATCTGCCATGAACAGATCCGAACTGACAACGGATGGTATTTTGAAGAGTGAGGGGCAAGGAGATGGTGGTTTGTTCAAAGGGATTTTTGTCAGGTATTTCACAGAATTGATCCAAGAACCAGCGGTATCAGATGGCGATAAAGGAAATATGGTGAATTTCTTAAAATTCAATATTGAAACCTTCTATACAAAAGGACTACGCCGTCCGGATATGTTATGCGGACCTTATTGGAGGGAGCTTCCAGGAGAGCAGGTAGACCTTTCCACACAGCTTTCAGGTATGATGCTGATGGAGGCCGCTGCTTTATTGCAGGAAGAAGGAGTTTTGGAATAA
- a CDS encoding glycoside hydrolase family 125 protein — MIRRDFIKTSAAATFGVAMGPAVSFAGNMGMKETNRPKMAERNFTSKAVENTIKEIKKNIKDQELAWLFENCFPNTLDTTVEYSEKNGKPDTFVITGDIHAMWLRDSSAQVWPYVTLVNKDKQLKKLIQGVINRQNECIIIDPYANAFNKGAEGGEWQSDHTDMKPELHERKWEIDSLCYAVRLANGYWKETGDTSIFDDRWEKAMKLVLKTFQEQQRKEGNGPYHFQRTTSRATDTLSGAGYGNPVKPVGLICSAFRPSDDATIYPFLIPSNLFAVQSLRQLANIYKEVKKDRASAKSCEDLANEVEAAIQKYAVAEHLDHGKIYAFEVDGYGNKLFMDDSNVPSLLSMGYLGCLDIDDPIYQNTRNFVLSEDNPYFFSGKAAKGIGGPHVGMDYIWHMSITLQAMTATDDEEIKQCLEWIKTTHAGTGFMHEGFHKDDPDDFTRSWFAWANTLFGELIYTLYKEKPHLLA, encoded by the coding sequence ATGATCAGAAGGGATTTTATAAAAACCAGTGCGGCAGCCACATTTGGCGTGGCCATGGGGCCAGCAGTTTCTTTTGCAGGAAACATGGGGATGAAAGAAACAAACCGCCCAAAAATGGCCGAGCGAAACTTTACCAGTAAGGCGGTAGAAAATACGATTAAGGAAATTAAAAAGAATATCAAAGACCAGGAATTGGCTTGGTTATTTGAAAACTGCTTTCCAAATACCTTGGATACCACGGTGGAGTATTCAGAGAAAAATGGCAAACCTGATACTTTTGTCATCACAGGGGACATTCATGCCATGTGGTTGCGTGATTCTTCGGCTCAGGTTTGGCCTTATGTCACATTAGTCAATAAGGATAAGCAACTCAAAAAACTTATCCAGGGAGTGATCAACAGACAGAACGAATGTATCATTATCGATCCTTATGCCAATGCCTTTAATAAAGGTGCAGAAGGAGGAGAGTGGCAAAGTGACCATACCGATATGAAACCGGAGCTGCACGAGCGGAAATGGGAGATTGACTCTCTATGCTATGCCGTTCGTTTGGCCAATGGTTATTGGAAAGAAACAGGAGATACCAGTATATTCGATGATCGTTGGGAAAAGGCCATGAAATTGGTACTGAAGACTTTCCAAGAGCAGCAGCGTAAAGAAGGCAATGGTCCTTACCATTTTCAGCGAACCACTTCCCGTGCCACAGATACCCTTTCAGGTGCTGGCTATGGCAATCCAGTAAAACCTGTAGGGCTGATATGTTCTGCTTTTAGACCTTCAGATGACGCGACTATCTATCCTTTTCTGATTCCTTCCAATCTTTTTGCAGTGCAGTCTTTGAGACAGTTGGCGAATATTTATAAAGAAGTGAAGAAGGACCGTGCTTCTGCAAAGTCCTGCGAGGATTTGGCCAATGAAGTAGAAGCGGCCATCCAAAAATATGCCGTGGCAGAGCACTTGGATCATGGAAAGATCTATGCTTTTGAAGTGGATGGATATGGCAACAAATTATTCATGGATGATTCCAATGTGCCTTCATTATTAAGTATGGGCTATTTGGGCTGTTTGGATATTGATGATCCTATCTATCAAAACACAAGAAACTTTGTATTGAGTGAGGACAATCCTTATTTCTTCTCGGGTAAAGCAGCTAAGGGGATAGGAGGGCCACATGTGGGAATGGATTATATCTGGCATATGAGCATTACCTTACAGGCCATGACAGCTACTGATGATGAAGAAATCAAGCAATGTTTGGAGTGGATCAAAACCACCCATGCAGGAACAGGATTTATGCATGAAGGATTCCATAAAGATGATCCGGACGATTTTACCCGTAGCTGGTTTGCTTGGGCCAATACTTTGTTCGGTGAGTTGATTTATACGCTATATAAAGAAAAGCCACATTTGTTGGCTTGA